The following coding sequences lie in one Niabella agricola genomic window:
- a CDS encoding MBL fold metallo-hydrolase, translating into MQLPKFGKAPSGARLERILKSPHYKDGKFQNRHFTPTLTEGYSMVGVLREQLFKKLPRRRPVDPIPSIKTDLLQLPADSNVLVWFGHSSYWIQVDGKRLLIDPVFSGNASPIPGTNTAFRGSDAYTADDFPPVDYLLITHDHYDHLDYETITALRNKVKLVICGLGVGAHLEHWGYDTSRITEMDWDEALPLDSGFLLHSACARHFSGRGFTRNNTLWLSYILQTPSKTIYLGGDSGYDSHFFEIGKKFDSIDLAILENGQYNKAWQAIHMLPPEVLQAGRDLKARQIFPVHSSKFMLAQHPWDEPLKEITRLNKEHPLPLITPVIGELVNLNHTAVPFEPWWEKIR; encoded by the coding sequence ATGCAGTTACCTAAATTTGGCAAAGCCCCCTCAGGAGCCCGCCTGGAGCGCATCCTGAAGTCGCCGCATTATAAAGACGGCAAATTCCAGAACCGCCATTTTACCCCTACCCTTACCGAAGGGTATAGCATGGTGGGCGTCCTCAGAGAACAGTTGTTTAAAAAATTACCCCGCAGAAGGCCGGTTGACCCTATCCCCTCGATTAAAACCGACCTGCTGCAGCTGCCGGCAGATAGTAATGTGCTGGTTTGGTTCGGACACTCTTCCTATTGGATCCAGGTCGACGGGAAGCGGCTGCTCATCGACCCCGTATTTAGTGGCAATGCATCACCCATCCCCGGTACCAATACGGCGTTCAGGGGAAGCGATGCCTACACCGCCGACGATTTTCCGCCTGTTGATTACCTGTTGATCACTCACGATCATTATGATCATCTCGATTACGAAACCATCACCGCCCTGCGCAATAAAGTAAAATTGGTGATTTGTGGATTGGGTGTAGGTGCTCATTTGGAACATTGGGGTTATGATACATCAAGAATCACGGAAATGGATTGGGATGAAGCCCTGCCGCTCGACAGCGGTTTCCTGCTGCACTCAGCTTGCGCCCGGCATTTTTCCGGAAGAGGGTTCACCCGCAACAATACATTGTGGCTGTCTTATATTCTTCAAACGCCATCCAAAACCATTTACCTGGGCGGAGACAGCGGCTATGATTCACATTTTTTCGAAATTGGAAAAAAATTCGATTCCATCGATCTTGCCATTCTTGAAAACGGACAGTACAACAAAGCCTGGCAGGCGATCCATATGCTACCCCCGGAAGTGTTACAGGCAGGAAGAGACCTGAAAGCCCGGCAGATATTCCCGGTACATTCCTCCAAATTCATGCTGGCACAGCATCCCTGGGATGAGCCGCTGAAAGAGATCACCCGGCTCAACAAAGAACATCCCCTTCCGCTCATCACACCGGTTATCGGGGAGTTGGTGAATCTCAATCACACTGCTGTTCCTTTTGAACCCTGGTGGGAAAAGATCCGGTAA
- a CDS encoding NUDIX hydrolase: protein MQIKQLSTAGLVVISEGKLLLAYSKNKHAWYLPGGKIEAGETPVHSLIREIKEELNLDIQPAELTYYGHITAPAYGEAANILMEQECFLYQVAAPIEPGSEIDAVAYFDEPSYKQQPAQVPGVLQLFERLKQDQLIGSADIR from the coding sequence ATGCAAATAAAACAATTATCCACGGCCGGTTTGGTGGTTATCAGCGAAGGAAAATTATTACTGGCCTACAGTAAAAATAAACACGCATGGTATTTGCCCGGCGGAAAAATAGAGGCCGGCGAAACTCCGGTGCACTCGCTGATACGGGAAATAAAGGAAGAACTGAACCTCGATATTCAACCGGCCGAGCTTACCTATTACGGCCACATTACAGCACCCGCCTACGGGGAGGCCGCAAATATTCTTATGGAACAGGAATGCTTTCTTTACCAGGTTGCTGCGCCCATAGAACCCGGCAGTGAGATCGATGCTGTGGCTTATTTTGATGAACCATCTTACAAACAACAACCGGCCCAGGTACCGGGTGTCCTGCAACTTTTCGAGCGGTTGAAACAAGACCAGCTTATTGGTTCTGCCGATATTCGTTAA
- a CDS encoding glycoside hydrolase family 18 protein — MKNWLFLLFMVLASASISAQQSNYKVVAYYSGDSASLLQYDFKNITHLIYGFAHIDSLGKLAVFRAKDTAVLKAFDDIRKQYPHIRTLIALGGWGGCRSCSGTFSHPDSIDAFAASVKTFLQRFRLDGIDLDWEYPAIPGVPGHPFAASDRPNFTRLLLRLRQKLGAKKLITFAAGGFQQYLDQSVEWKKIEKNVDFVNLMTYDLVHGYSERTGHQSSLYTAAANEASVDRCVQFFKKIQFPLQKVVVGVPFYIRVFEVTSNHNNGLFQPGRFLYMRGYRRNLDSLTVANGFVRYWDDRAKAPYWFNAARNLFVTGDDQQSFQYKLDYIRQQQLGGIMFWELYYDTFQNGLLELLRF; from the coding sequence TTGAAAAATTGGCTGTTCCTCCTGTTTATGGTTTTGGCGTCTGCCTCCATCAGCGCCCAGCAAAGCAATTATAAAGTGGTTGCGTATTATTCCGGAGACAGCGCCAGCCTGCTGCAATACGATTTTAAAAATATTACACACCTGATCTACGGCTTTGCACATATAGACAGTTTGGGAAAACTGGCCGTATTCCGTGCTAAAGACACCGCCGTTTTAAAAGCCTTTGACGATATCCGGAAGCAATATCCGCACATCCGAACCCTTATCGCTCTGGGAGGATGGGGCGGTTGCAGGTCGTGCTCCGGCACCTTTAGTCACCCGGATAGCATCGATGCATTTGCAGCTTCTGTAAAAACATTTCTCCAGCGTTTCCGTCTTGACGGCATTGATCTCGATTGGGAATACCCTGCCATTCCGGGAGTTCCCGGCCACCCTTTTGCAGCAAGCGACCGTCCCAATTTTACCCGCCTGCTCCTTCGCCTCCGGCAAAAACTGGGCGCAAAGAAACTGATCACTTTTGCAGCCGGCGGCTTTCAGCAATACCTGGATCAGTCCGTCGAATGGAAGAAGATCGAAAAAAACGTCGACTTCGTCAACCTGATGACTTATGACCTGGTGCATGGCTATTCTGAGAGGACCGGTCACCAGTCTTCCCTTTACACTGCAGCAGCTAACGAAGCGTCGGTTGACCGCTGTGTGCAGTTCTTTAAAAAAATACAGTTCCCATTACAGAAAGTGGTGGTTGGTGTTCCGTTTTACATCCGGGTCTTTGAAGTAACCAGTAACCATAACAACGGGCTTTTCCAGCCCGGCAGATTCCTCTACATGCGCGGGTACCGGCGTAACCTGGATTCCCTGACAGTTGCCAATGGTTTTGTCCGTTATTGGGATGACCGTGCAAAAGCTCCTTATTGGTTCAATGCAGCACGGAATCTTTTTGTTACCGGCGACGACCAACAATCGTTTCAATATAAACTGGATTATATACGGCAGCAGCAGCTGGGAGGTATTATGTTCTGGGAACTCTATTATGATACCTTCCAAAACGGACTGCTGGAATTATTACGTTTCTAA
- a CDS encoding M43 family zinc metalloprotease, translating to MSPRLLFLFAFLILSSISASAQKAICGFDGINQRLKQNAEYLSGITLTESKIRQKVAEIAANRQAMRNMNVLAGALYEIPVVVHVIYKTGDGIPGSSSNPTDAQIQAAIDRLNANFAAAANSGNIGASIPIRFALAKRRPDCGSTSGIERINGGSISGYDANGVSAPGSGASGANETAVKNLSTWSEKSYYNIWVVWKISSNVTGSGFVAGYASLPYIGDDYHIFPAEGMVILGQQMSPGAPTLTHEMGHAFGLYHTFEGGNEVSCPVNGSCSEDGDKVCDTDPVKNLLSIPCPAATDINPCTNTPYGTAQNNIMGYGACLNRFTQGQSDRMMATLLTARGGLINSLATVPPPPTPVKAAIQIPPNIRNINNTNNIGPCTITLGNMSYASYGYNQDGYNYYSDNSCNIGTNLFVASNQYLSVTTQTNTQVCKAWIDANNDGQFSNDELVLNSTATSPNYTHTTVIPVDLLYGAAKNTLLRMRVMADVAFNNDFTAGSQLFYGQTEDFWVNIDQALPVVFERIDARIRNQLLEVEWNTSTETNNDHFIIEASADGTNFLPLARVASKARNGSSDHSLQYHISVEGNGQLALAFGLIALLLSVQPGHNRRKWLFVVSAVLLCLFITCNKHEITDTEAGDQPRFIRIAQVDKNGVKQYSKTVRIVAE from the coding sequence ATGAGCCCCAGACTATTGTTCCTGTTTGCCTTCCTGATCCTGTCCAGCATCAGCGCCAGTGCGCAAAAAGCCATTTGCGGGTTTGACGGCATCAATCAGCGCTTAAAACAAAATGCGGAATACCTAAGCGGCATTACGCTAACGGAAAGCAAGATCCGGCAAAAGGTAGCAGAGATTGCTGCAAACCGACAAGCGATGCGGAACATGAATGTACTGGCCGGCGCGCTTTACGAGATTCCGGTAGTAGTACATGTTATTTATAAAACCGGGGATGGCATTCCAGGATCATCATCCAATCCCACAGACGCGCAAATACAGGCGGCTATCGACCGCTTGAACGCCAACTTTGCTGCGGCCGCCAATTCGGGGAATATCGGGGCCAGTATACCCATAAGGTTTGCCCTTGCTAAAAGAAGGCCGGATTGTGGCAGTACCAGCGGTATTGAGCGGATCAACGGCGGTTCCATCAGCGGATATGATGCAAACGGGGTTTCTGCTCCGGGATCGGGTGCATCCGGGGCCAATGAAACGGCGGTAAAAAACCTTAGCACCTGGTCCGAAAAGTCTTATTATAATATCTGGGTGGTATGGAAGATCAGCTCCAATGTAACGGGATCGGGCTTTGTGGCCGGCTATGCCAGTTTGCCCTATATTGGTGACGACTACCATATTTTCCCTGCGGAAGGGATGGTGATCCTCGGGCAACAGATGAGCCCGGGCGCTCCTACACTCACCCATGAAATGGGACATGCATTTGGATTGTATCATACATTTGAAGGAGGCAACGAAGTTTCCTGCCCTGTAAACGGGAGCTGTAGTGAAGACGGCGATAAAGTGTGTGATACAGATCCCGTGAAGAATCTGTTAAGCATTCCCTGCCCTGCCGCAACAGATATCAACCCCTGCACCAATACCCCATACGGAACCGCTCAAAACAATATTATGGGCTACGGTGCCTGCCTGAACCGGTTTACGCAGGGGCAGAGCGACCGGATGATGGCCACGCTTCTAACAGCAAGAGGTGGCCTTATTAATTCCCTGGCAACAGTGCCGCCGCCGCCAACACCGGTAAAGGCTGCGATACAAATACCGCCCAACATCCGGAACATCAACAACACCAACAATATTGGGCCTTGTACCATTACCCTTGGCAATATGTCCTATGCCTCTTACGGATACAACCAGGATGGTTACAATTATTATTCCGACAACAGCTGCAATATAGGAACCAATCTCTTTGTAGCTTCCAACCAATACCTCAGCGTTACCACACAAACCAATACCCAGGTTTGTAAGGCATGGATCGACGCCAACAATGATGGGCAGTTCAGCAATGACGAGCTGGTTCTGAACAGTACGGCTACCAGCCCCAACTATACGCACACTACTGTCATACCAGTCGACCTTCTCTATGGTGCAGCTAAAAACACGCTACTGCGCATGCGCGTAATGGCAGATGTGGCCTTTAATAATGACTTTACGGCCGGCAGTCAGTTATTCTATGGGCAAACAGAAGATTTCTGGGTAAACATCGATCAGGCCCTGCCGGTTGTTTTTGAACGGATTGACGCCCGGATACGGAACCAGCTACTGGAAGTAGAATGGAATACCAGTACAGAAACCAACAATGACCATTTTATCATTGAAGCCTCTGCCGACGGAACTAACTTTCTTCCCCTGGCCCGGGTGGCAAGTAAGGCCCGGAACGGCAGCTCTGATCATTCGCTGCAATACCATATTTCAGTTGAGGGGAATGGTCAACTGGCACTGGCATTTGGATTGATAGCCCTCCTCCTTTCGGTACAGCCCGGCCACAACCGCAGGAAATGGCTGTTTGTAGTGAGTGCCGTGCTCCTTTGTCTATTTATCACCTGTAACAAACACGAGATAACTGATACCGAAGCCGGAGATCAGCCGCGCTTTATCCGGATTGCCCAGGTAGATAAGAACGGAGTTAAGCAATACAGTAAGACGGTGCGCATTGTAGCGGAATAA
- a CDS encoding SPFH domain-containing protein: MGLFDFIKNEFIEVIEWVDTSSNTLVWKFQDKGNNIKSGAKLTVRESQLVVLMNEGEFGDVYQPGLHTLSTSNMPITTTLKSWKYGFESPFKVDIYFVNTRQFTDLKWGTSGPVLIRDAELGQVRLKAFGNFAIRISDAKKFITEFAGTNPFVRVDGVEEVLQGILSSHFAEVLAKAKISVLELAANYQALGAQLKPEFQKELDSYGLSLEKFFIENISLPEEVEKILDKKTELNILKGNLNEFNQMQGGIALENLSNNDAAGNMGGVGAGVVLTNLMAQAGQPQQPAAAASKTDLMDVLKQLGELKSQGIITEEEFAEKKKEILARL; encoded by the coding sequence ATGGGATTATTTGACTTTATTAAGAATGAATTTATTGAAGTTATTGAATGGGTAGATACCTCCAGTAACACCCTGGTTTGGAAATTCCAGGATAAAGGAAACAATATAAAAAGCGGAGCAAAGCTGACCGTCCGGGAAAGTCAGCTGGTGGTATTAATGAATGAAGGCGAATTCGGTGATGTATATCAGCCGGGCCTGCATACGCTGTCTACCAGCAATATGCCCATCACCACCACGTTAAAATCCTGGAAGTACGGCTTCGAATCGCCGTTTAAAGTAGATATCTATTTTGTCAATACCCGCCAGTTTACCGATCTGAAATGGGGTACATCCGGTCCGGTGCTGATAAGGGATGCGGAGCTGGGACAGGTGCGCCTGAAGGCTTTTGGTAATTTTGCCATCCGCATCAGCGATGCCAAAAAGTTTATTACCGAGTTTGCCGGAACCAATCCCTTTGTACGCGTGGATGGCGTGGAAGAAGTGTTGCAGGGCATTCTTTCCAGTCATTTTGCTGAAGTGCTGGCGAAGGCAAAGATCTCTGTGCTGGAACTGGCTGCCAATTACCAGGCGCTGGGCGCTCAGCTAAAACCGGAATTTCAGAAAGAGTTGGATAGCTATGGACTTTCTCTTGAAAAATTTTTCATCGAAAATATTTCATTGCCGGAAGAAGTAGAAAAGATCCTGGATAAGAAAACGGAACTGAATATCCTGAAAGGAAACCTGAACGAATTTAACCAGATGCAGGGCGGCATTGCATTGGAAAACCTTTCAAACAATGACGCTGCAGGTAATATGGGCGGTGTGGGGGCTGGTGTGGTGCTCACCAACCTGATGGCGCAGGCCGGTCAGCCGCAACAACCTGCTGCGGCAGCAAGCAAAACGGATCTGATGGATGTTTTAAAACAACTGGGCGAACTGAAAAGCCAGGGCATCATCACGGAAGAAGAGTTTGCAGAAAAGAAAAAAGAAATCCTGGCCCGGTTGTAA
- a CDS encoding carboxylesterase family protein, with translation MHQALKWTVPCLLCLLITVVASGQQMIVSTVIFDSSAAVRIRAHLNNLSDTGYQKKIYTKDQARLPYRLLKPLRPEVHQKYPLVITLHNSSRIGSDNEKQLEPLARIWLRKEIREKYPAFVVAPQFAVRSSNYSIDSSKGALAAAPSADVALVLSLVKDLIKDHPEIDRRCIYIVGYSMGASTGQHLFSMEPDLFAALVSIAGVPDLSNIRGVAHKPIWLIHGEADDENPYSGSVLLFNLLKKNQRLLFTTYRHFNHNSIPVPFLCNDAIPEWLFKQKR, from the coding sequence ATGCATCAAGCCTTGAAATGGACCGTTCCCTGCCTTTTGTGCCTGCTGATTACAGTAGTAGCATCGGGTCAGCAAATGATTGTTTCAACCGTCATTTTCGACAGCAGTGCTGCCGTACGTATACGAGCACATCTGAACAACCTTTCAGACACCGGCTATCAAAAGAAAATATATACTAAAGACCAAGCCCGGCTGCCCTACCGGCTGCTGAAACCATTGCGCCCTGAGGTGCATCAAAAATATCCACTGGTGATTACACTGCATAATTCCAGCAGGATCGGTAGCGATAATGAAAAACAACTGGAACCCCTGGCGCGTATATGGCTGCGGAAGGAGATCCGGGAAAAATACCCAGCATTTGTGGTGGCACCGCAATTTGCCGTTCGCTCGTCCAATTATTCCATCGACTCATCAAAAGGAGCTCTGGCCGCCGCTCCTTCCGCGGATGTAGCCCTGGTGCTGAGCCTGGTGAAGGACCTGATAAAAGACCATCCAGAAATTGACCGCCGGTGCATCTATATTGTAGGGTATTCCATGGGCGCTTCAACCGGGCAGCATCTGTTCAGCATGGAGCCGGATCTGTTTGCAGCCCTGGTTTCCATCGCTGGTGTACCGGATCTTTCAAACATCCGGGGAGTGGCCCACAAACCAATCTGGTTGATCCATGGTGAAGCAGATGATGAAAATCCTTATTCCGGAAGCGTGCTGCTGTTTAACCTGCTGAAGAAAAACCAGCGGCTTTTGTTTACAACATACCGTCATTTCAATCACAACTCCATTCCGGTTCCTTTTCTTTGCAATGACGCTATACCTGAATGGCTGTTTAAGCAAAAGCGATAG
- a CDS encoding RsmB/NOP family class I SAM-dependent RNA methyltransferase yields the protein MLYEPPKGLGRFYSYLNSAVKIIVEYKGNEPLSHFLKNYFSREKKYGSKDRKEVTQLCYAYYRLGKSFADLSFEQRILLGLRCSAKEMAAPWKELFAIYKVPETFPGAVFPWKDRLSAHMDPIAFERSFWVQPDLFLRIRPGNETQVIKKLEQAALPFEREGNALRLSNTAKVSELLSINSEVVIQDLSSQKIGSFFGRLKSLNGGQTPVRTIWDCCAASGGKSILTADELGDIALTVSDIRSSIIANLKKRFHEAGIKNFRALVADAANPNEPIVRERFDLVIADVPCSGSGTWSRTPERLHFFNTEEIKTYATLQRRILKNITPSVKPGGFLLYITCSVFKAENEDQVSWLQQQGWDTTEQQLLKGYELKADTMFGALLQKKKAL from the coding sequence ATGTTATACGAACCTCCAAAAGGGTTAGGGCGCTTTTACTCTTACCTGAACAGCGCTGTAAAGATTATTGTCGAATATAAAGGCAATGAGCCCTTATCGCATTTCCTTAAAAACTATTTTTCCCGGGAAAAAAAATATGGTAGCAAAGACCGGAAAGAAGTAACACAATTGTGCTATGCGTATTACCGGCTGGGCAAGTCCTTTGCGGATCTTTCTTTTGAACAACGGATTTTATTAGGACTGCGCTGCTCTGCAAAAGAAATGGCAGCGCCCTGGAAGGAGTTGTTTGCCATTTATAAAGTACCGGAAACCTTTCCTGGTGCTGTCTTTCCCTGGAAGGACCGGCTCAGTGCGCACATGGATCCCATAGCCTTTGAACGCTCTTTTTGGGTGCAGCCCGACCTGTTTTTACGCATCCGTCCGGGAAATGAGACACAGGTGATCAAGAAACTGGAACAGGCTGCGCTTCCTTTTGAAAGGGAAGGGAATGCGTTGCGATTGTCTAATACGGCAAAGGTTAGCGAACTGCTTTCCATAAATTCGGAAGTGGTGATCCAGGACCTGAGTTCGCAAAAAATAGGAAGCTTTTTTGGCAGGTTAAAATCCCTAAACGGCGGGCAAACACCGGTGCGTACGATTTGGGATTGCTGTGCCGCCAGCGGCGGTAAATCGATTCTGACGGCCGACGAGCTGGGAGACATTGCCCTGACGGTTTCGGATATCCGTTCTTCCATTATTGCCAACTTAAAAAAGCGTTTTCATGAAGCCGGCATCAAAAATTTCCGCGCCCTGGTTGCGGATGCCGCTAATCCGAACGAACCGATTGTCCGCGAACGATTTGATCTGGTAATAGCCGATGTACCTTGTTCGGGAAGCGGAACCTGGAGCCGTACACCGGAACGGTTGCATTTTTTCAATACGGAAGAAATAAAGACCTATGCCACCTTACAGCGCAGGATCTTAAAAAATATAACACCGTCTGTAAAACCCGGAGGCTTCCTGCTTTATATTACCTGTTCCGTATTTAAAGCCGAGAATGAAGACCAGGTAAGCTGGCTGCAGCAGCAGGGATGGGATACGACGGAGCAGCAACTGCTGAAAGGATATGAATTGAAAGCAGACACGATGTTTGGGGCATTGCTGCAGAAAAAGAAAGCACTCTAA
- the odhB gene encoding 2-oxoglutarate dehydrogenase complex dihydrolipoyllysine-residue succinyltransferase: protein MAIDIKVPTVGESISEVTLLKWVKNTGEYVERDEVIAELESEKATFEVNAEKSGVLTTNAAEGDTLNIGDIIASIDDTAVKPESAPGAEQAPADKVPVEAKKPAPDPEKEKPVATSGNSTAAVKATPVASAIIADKGVNPKDVTPSGFSGKIVKEDVLAALANPGRKAFSGGELYSRNERPQKMTSLRKTISRRLVEAKNTTAMLTTFNEVNMKPIMDIRAKYKDKFKEIHGVGLGFMSFFAKACAIALAEWPSVNAYIDGDQILFHDYADISIAVSTPRGLTVPVIRNVESLSMAGVEKAVLDLAKKARDSKLTAEDLTGGTFTITNGGVFGSLISTPIINLPQSAILGMHNIVERPIAENGQVVIRPMMYIALSYDHRIVDGRESVSFLVRVKELLENPTLLLIQQDPIKTLLEL from the coding sequence ATGGCAATTGATATAAAAGTTCCCACGGTAGGGGAATCGATTAGTGAAGTAACCTTATTGAAATGGGTGAAAAATACAGGGGAATATGTGGAGCGGGACGAAGTGATCGCGGAACTGGAAAGTGAGAAGGCAACCTTTGAAGTGAATGCGGAAAAATCAGGCGTGCTTACCACCAATGCAGCCGAGGGCGATACATTGAACATCGGTGATATCATTGCCTCTATTGATGATACTGCTGTAAAACCCGAGTCTGCCCCCGGAGCGGAACAGGCTCCGGCAGATAAAGTACCCGTTGAAGCTAAAAAACCGGCACCCGATCCTGAAAAAGAAAAGCCGGTGGCAACTTCCGGGAACAGCACTGCTGCTGTAAAAGCCACACCGGTAGCTTCGGCCATTATTGCGGACAAAGGTGTGAATCCTAAAGATGTAACCCCTTCCGGATTTTCTGGTAAAATTGTAAAGGAAGACGTACTGGCGGCCCTGGCAAACCCGGGACGGAAAGCGTTCTCCGGCGGTGAATTATATAGCCGCAACGAACGGCCCCAGAAAATGACCAGCCTTCGTAAAACCATCAGCCGCCGGTTGGTGGAGGCAAAAAACACCACGGCCATGCTGACCACTTTTAACGAAGTGAACATGAAGCCGATCATGGATATCCGGGCTAAATACAAAGACAAGTTTAAAGAAATACATGGCGTGGGACTGGGCTTTATGAGCTTTTTTGCAAAGGCCTGTGCCATCGCCCTTGCTGAATGGCCTTCAGTAAACGCCTATATCGATGGTGACCAGATCCTGTTTCACGATTATGCCGATATCAGCATTGCGGTAAGCACCCCTCGCGGACTTACTGTTCCGGTGATCCGTAATGTGGAAAGCCTGAGCATGGCCGGTGTAGAGAAAGCCGTACTGGATCTGGCTAAAAAAGCACGTGACAGTAAGTTAACAGCAGAAGATCTTACCGGGGGAACCTTTACCATCACCAATGGAGGTGTATTCGGCTCCCTGATCAGTACACCGATCATCAACCTGCCGCAGAGTGCCATCCTGGGTATGCACAATATTGTGGAGCGCCCCATCGCAGAAAACGGGCAGGTGGTAATCCGGCCGATGATGTATATCGCGTTAAGTTATGATCACCGGATCGTGGACGGACGCGAGTCAGTAAGCTTCCTTGTGCGTGTAAAAGAATTACTGGAAAACCCAACCCTGCTGCTGATACAGCAGGATCCGATTAAAACGTTACTGGAATTATAA
- a CDS encoding response regulator, with the protein MTTIRVAVFDDNAYRRDSLCMLINASPHMICTGTFFDCSNVITDVRKADPDVVLMDIDMPNVNGIEGVKIIKVNFPKIQVLMQTVYEDDNKIFASICAGASGYILKKSPPAQLLQAIEDVYNGDAAMTASIAKKVLTAFQKNVFFENNEEVELTGREKEILNLLVKGYTRKMVASACNLSIHTVNTHIKNVYEKLQVNSVSEAVVKALNQKLL; encoded by the coding sequence ATGACAACCATACGCGTGGCTGTTTTTGATGATAACGCGTACCGGAGGGATAGTTTATGTATGCTCATCAATGCATCACCCCATATGATCTGCACAGGTACTTTTTTTGATTGCAGCAATGTGATCACGGATGTAAGAAAGGCAGATCCGGACGTGGTATTGATGGATATTGATATGCCCAATGTGAATGGCATTGAAGGGGTAAAAATCATTAAGGTTAATTTTCCAAAGATCCAGGTGCTGATGCAAACCGTTTATGAAGACGATAATAAGATCTTTGCATCCATTTGCGCCGGGGCATCCGGCTATATTTTAAAAAAATCGCCTCCGGCCCAGTTGCTTCAGGCTATTGAAGATGTATATAATGGGGACGCAGCTATGACTGCTTCTATTGCCAAAAAAGTGCTGACTGCTTTTCAAAAGAATGTCTTCTTTGAAAACAATGAGGAGGTGGAGCTTACGGGCAGGGAAAAGGAAATCCTCAACCTGCTGGTAAAAGGTTATACGCGTAAGATGGTAGCTTCGGCCTGCAACCTGAGCATCCATACAGTCAACACCCACATCAAGAATGTGTATGAAAAATTACAGGTAAATTCCGTTTCAGAGGCTGTTGTAAAAGCCCTGAATCAGAAGCTGCTATAA